The Clostridium sp. DL-VIII DNA window ATTGAAAAAGCAAAAGAGTATATTGGAGAAAATTATAGTGACTGTGATATTTCTGTGGAGAAACTATGCTCTGAATTACACGTTAGTCCTACATATTTCTCTACAATTTTTAAAAGAGAGACAGGCATGAATTTTGTTAATTATTTAACATCAGTGCGCTTAGAAGAAGCTGTGAAACTTTTAAATACTACTGATTATAAAACATATATGATAGCAGATAAGGTTGGATATCCAGAAGCAAATTATTTTAGTTATGTTTTTAAAAAAGAGTTTGGAGTATCACCGTCAAAGTACAGAAAGAATTGAGTGAATTATTATGCTTAATTTATTTGAAATGAAAAGGATAATAAAATGGTTTAAAAATGCAAGTATACAATATATAATATCAGTTTCATTTACAGTAATAGCTGTTGTAGGAATGATAATTGTTGGAGGAGGTCTATATTTACGTTATATAAATTCAACTGAGGAGATGATATCTGAAAATAATAAATCTATCCTTGAACAGGTAAATTTAAATTTAGATAATTATTTAAGAAATATGATGAAGGTATCTGATACAACTTATTATAATGTAATAAAAAAGAAGGATATAGCTACGGATAGTTTGGATAAGGAGATGGATCTGCTCTATGAGACCAACAAAGATTCACTTATAAGCATCTCTGTATTTTCAGAAGATGGTCAAGTTGTTGCGGCATCTCCAGTAGGACAATTGAAAAGTTCAGTTGATCCAAGAGAAAGCGATTGGTTTTCTAAAGCCATGAGTAGAAAAGAAAATTTACATTTCTCAACACCTCATGTACAAAACTTATTTGTAGATTTAGACAATAAATATCATTGGGTTGTGTCCTTAAGCCGTGCAGTAGAATTGACAAGTAACAAAAAAACTACCTTTGGAGTGTTATTAGTAGATATGAACTTTAGTGGTATTGAGCAGATTTGTAAAAATGTAAACATGGGTAAGACTGGGTATGTATACTTAATTGACCGTGAAGGAGAAATAATATATCATCCTAGACAACAATTAATTTATTCAAATTTAATTCAAGAAAATAACCCAAATGAAGCTGCTTATGATGATGGAGATCATATAGAAACCTTTCAGGGAGAAAAGAGACTAGTTACAGTAAAAACTGTTGGTTATACAGGATGGAAGATAATAGGCGTGACCCCGATGGCCGATATAACATCGGATTATTACCAAATGAAAGTTTTTGCAGCATTTATTATGTTTTTTGCTATTTTTATTCTTGTTTTTCTTAATATGTTTGTATCCTCACGTATAGCTAATCCTGTTAAATCGTTAGAGAGGTCTGTAAAAAGACTTGAAAACGGAGAAAAGGATGTAGAAGTTTTAATTAGTGGGTCATATGAAGTGCAGCATTTAGGAAAAGCAATAAAATCTATGGTTAATCAAATGCATCTGCTTATGGATAATATAATGGCTGAGCAGGAATCTAAGAGAAAAAGTGAATTAAACGCACTTCAGGCTCAAATTAATCCACACTTTTTGTATAATACATTAGATTCTATAATATGGATGATAGAAAATGAAAATTATGATGGAGCTATTATTATGGTAACAGCTTTGGCAAGACTATTTAGAATAAGCTTAAGCAAGGGAAAAAATATAATAACGGTAAAAGATGAAATTGAACATGCACGTAACTATTTAACAATTCAAAATATACGTTATAAAAATAAATTTACATATAGCATAGATGTTGATAAAGACGTACTCAATCTCGCAAGCATAAAACTAATAGTTCAACCTCTAATTGAAAATGCTATTTATCATGGCATGGAATTTATGGGGGGAGATGGTGAGATTTTAGTAAGAGCTCATGCCGAGAAAAATGATTTGTTTATTGATGTTGTTGATAATGGTCTTGGTATGCCGCAAGAAGTTGCTGATGCACTTCTAACTAGTGAAAGTAAGATAGAAAAGAAGAGTTCAGGTATTGGACTAAAAAATGTTAATGAACGTATACAATTATATTTTGGAAAAAGGTATGGTCTTGAAATTTATAGTGAACCGGATGAAGGTACTACAATTCGGATTCATATGCCATGCATGGATTATTATGAGCTTAAGAAGAAAGGGGAAGAAGATTAGTGAAAAAAAGAAAAAAAATAATAATTATTATTGCCTTTCTATTATTAATTTCATTTTTTCCACTGCTCTTAAATGATACTCTATGGCATGAAAAAGACAAAAAAATATATAATATATCAATTATAACTAGAGGAAAGAATAGTGAAAGTCTACTGATAATGAAACAGGGAATTGATCAGGCGGCTTCAGAAATGAATGTAAATACAAGTTTTGTTACTTTATCAGAAGATAATAGCATTGATGAACAAAATCAACTAATAGAAAGGGAAATTAAAAATAACGCGGATGCAATAATCATATCACCTGTAGATTTTGAAAAAATGGCTAATCCAATAGAAAATGCAATGAAAAAGGTGCCTGTTATATTATTTGAATCAACTGTTGACTCAAAGCATGTCGAACCAAGTATTTCCTGTGATAATTATAACCTTGGGGTTAACTTAGGAAAAGAAGTAATAAAAAATGGAAAGATGTGCAGTAATATTGCCATTATAAAGAATAATTTAAATTGCAGTAGTATAAAGGAAAGATATGATGGTTTCATGAGTGTTATGGAGAATGCAGAAAATAATTATATTTTTTGGGAACTTAAAGATGAAAAGCAGCAGAATTACTATAATCAAGGAAAGAGCTTGTTGGAAAATAATAATGTTGATGTAGTAGTTACCTTTGATACAGGAATACTAGAAGGTATTTCTGAGGCAAAGAAAGATTTAATAAATACAAACAAAGAGAAGGCATCCATTGAGATTTATGGAGCAGGAAGCACAAGCAAAATAATTTCTTTATTGGAAGATAAAACAATAAAAGCGATTGCCATTCAAAATGAATTTAATGTAGGGTATTTAAGTATAAAATCAGCAGTAAATAGAATTAAAGGTGAAAACATGGACAATAGTAATATTTCTTCAACTGTAGTAAATAGAGAAAATATGTATTCAGAAGAAAACCAAAGGTTATTGTTTCCATTCATTAGATAAATATTTAATATAAATATATTGCGGAGGGATTTATAGTGAGGTTAATTAAAAAATTATCAGGATTCTTAGCAATAATTTCAGTATTTAATGTATTATCAGCATGTGACGCAAATGTAAAGGCAGGAAGTTATAATAACATTAAAGAGATAAAAATTGGTGTGACCTTGTATAGGCAGGATGATGCATTTATCTCCCTAATTGCTCAAAATATTCAAGAAGCCGCAAAAGAAAAGGAAAAAGAAAATGAAGGCAAATATAAAATGAGCATAGATGTTTTGGATGCAAAGGGAAGCTCTATTAATCAAAATAATCAAGTAGATAAATTTGTTGCTCAAAATTACGATGTTATATGTGTAAACTTGGTTGATAGAACTGCAGCATCAACTATTATTGACAAGGCAAAGGCAGCCAATATACCGATTGTTTTCTTTAATCGTGAACCAGTGGAAGAAGATATGGAAAGATGGAATAAATTATATTATGTAGGAGCTAAGGCGGAACAATCAGGGGAAATGCAGGCAGATATTATTATAAATGCTTATAAAGAAAATAGCAGAAATGTAGATAAAAATGGGGATGGAAAGATTCAATATGTGATGCTTGAGGGAGAACCAGGTCATCAGGATGCCTTAATTAGAACTGAATATTGTATTAAAACTATAACTCAAAGTGGAATCGAATTAGAAAAGCTTGCAGATGATACAGCAAATTGGCAAAATGCTCAGGCAACCACAAAAATGACACAATGGATTAAGAATTTTGGTGATAAAATTGAGGTGGTATTCAGTAATAATGATGATATGGCACTTGGAGCTATATACGCATTAGACAATGCTAATGTAAAAAATAGACCTCTAGTAGTTGGTGTTGATGGAATTCCTAAAGCTTTAGAAGCAGTAAAGAATGGAACCATGATTGGAACTATTTATAATGATTCAAAAAAACAGGCAGAGGGCATTTTCAATATTGCATATACATTAGCTACACATGGAAATATCAATTCAGTTGATGGATTAGAAAAGGGACAATATATTAGAACTTCTCATACTGAAGTCACAAGCCAAAATGTAGATTCATTTTTAGAAGGTAAATAATATAACGATTATTTCAGATGCGCGTAAATTTATATTATATACGGAATTGTTAATTGATAAAGTGAAATTATAAATAATGAAAGAATATAATCAAGAATAAGAAAAGCCGTAAAGGCTTTTTTTATTTAATTATATATTGTAAATTAGTAACTGTAAAATGTCTTATTTGTGCTATTAGCATAAATGCTTTTACTAATACGCATAATAAAATTAGCTTTTAATAGATAATGATAATATGGAGGCTAAAATGAAATTATTAAGGAAGATATTAATAGTAACTGTAGTTGTAACATCAATCATTGAGGTATTTTTTTATAGTCCAGCTGCATATGCCCAAGCGGAAACGAATAGACCAGTTAGAGCTAGTGTATTGTTACGTGAACCAGCTGATCCATATAATGCGTTGCTAAAGGAGAATTTGGAGAATATTCAAAATCAAGATAAAGGAAAAATAGAATTTAATTTTTATGATTCTAAAAATAATCAGGCAGAGCAAGACAAGTTACTTAATAATGTACTAGAAGAAGGAAATACAGATCTTATATTAATAAATATAATAGATCCTAAAGAAACACAAAGTATCATTAATAAAATTAAGGTGAAAAACATTCCAGTAGTTTTTTTTAACATAGAAGAACCTAATATGGATGCACTTAGGTCATACAATAAAGCTTATTTTGTTGGAACAAATCCAGAAGAAGCAGGAATGCTTCAAGGGAAAATACTTGTAAGGTTGTGGAATCAAAATAAAGCAGCCATGGATAAAAATCATGATAATATAATGCAATATGTTATTTTAATGGGAAATAAGGATAATTTAGAGGCAATTGGAAGAACTAAGTATTCTGTATCAACAATTAATGATGCAGGAATACAAACTCAGGAACTAGCTTTAAAAGTTTGCAACTGGGATAAAAATCAAGCCATAGTGGCAATGGAACAAGTGTTTCTGCAAAATGGTGATAAAATTGAAGCTATAATTTCTAATAATGATGCAATGGCAATAGGGGCTATTGAAGTATTACAAAAATATGGGTATAACAAAGGAGATGTAAATAAGACCATACCAGTAGTTGGAGTTGATGCTATACCAGAAGCAAGAGAATTAATTAGAAAGGGAGAAATGGCAGGAACAGTTATTCAAGATGCATATGAGATGACAAAAGCAGTCTATGATATTGGAATGAATTTAGTTCATAATAGGCCTCCACTTGAAGGTACAGAATATAAATTTGATAGCACTGGAGTTTCTGTTCGTATTCCTTATAGAGAATATATAGAAAACAATAGTTAGCTTTACAATATTTTAAAGTTAATATAATATTATAATAATAAAATAAAATTACGGAAACTAGATTGAAAAATAAATTTAATGAGGATGTGGGGCTAAATGAGTAAATTAGAAGAAATAATCGAATACAACAGGAGATTTGTTGAAAACAAAGACTATGAACAATATGTAACAACTAAGATACCTAAGAAGAAAATGGCTATATTATCATGTATGGATACTAGATTAACAGAGTTACTACCAAAGGCAATGAACATAAAAAATGGTGATGCAAAAATAATTAAAGATGCAGGGGCAACTGTTATGCATCCATTTGGCGGAGTAATGAGAAGTATATTAGTCGCTGTGTATGAGTTTGGTGCGGAAGATGTTTTTGTAATAGGGCATCATGGCTGCGGAATGAGCAATCTGGATACAAGAAGTCTTGTAGATAAAATGATAAATAGAGGCATAAAACAAGAAACTATATTAACCTTAAATAATGCAGGGATTAATGTTGAAAAATGGCTTCGTGGATTTGAATCAGTTGAGGAGTCAATAAAGGAAAGTGTAAGAATGATAAAAAACCATCCATTATTTCCTAAAGAGGTAAGGGTGCATGGCTTACTTATCAGTCCTGAAACAGGAGAACTTGAAGTTATAATAAACGGAGATAAACAATAACTAGTGACAAATAGTAAGTAATAAATGATAAGCTTTAGGAGGAAACTACAAGGAGAAGGTTCTGCGTCTCCTGTAAAATATTAATTGTGATATTAAGGTTTTTTCTTCCTAAACTTGCCACTCTTAATTTATCATTTATCACTAGCATCTGTTTCTAGTATGTGTTTCCAATATCTTTTTGGCATCATTCTGCGCTGTAATCTAAGATTCTTTCTTTCCTCAATAGTTGTTGCTTTAAAATAAGTTTTCCAAAGTTCTGTATATTCATCATTATGAAGTCTAAGCTTTTCATATATATCTGCAGCCATTTCTATAATTTCATAGGAAAGGGTATCATATATTAAGGCTTTTTCTCTAGAGATATCATGAATAATAAAATACTCCTTAGGGAACCTTTTCTTAAAATGCTCTCCAATAAGCTCTAAAATATCATTGTCAGGTTCTATAGAAGCATATAAGAATTTTTCATCAAGATAATTAAATCTTATAAAACCTTCAAAGTTGTGACATTCAAACATAACCCGTCTGTTTATATCATCAACAAGCCTTATTACATCAATATTAAGAAAACTGTGAACCTCATGCTTAAGCTTAAATGCTATCTTCAAATAATTAAAGATGAGAATGGATTTATCTTTATAATTGCTTAAGTAAGTCATATATATTTTTTTTAATGCAAGAAGATCTATCGTATTTATAATTGCATTTTTGACTTTATTAAATTTAATTTCATCAGTTGTCACTTCAATAATTTCTCCTAGTAAAAGAGGGATATTAGATTCAGATTTACTATAAATAAATTCAGGTGGATTCTTTGAGTAAAAACCATTATATACAGCAGTTAATAACCCTTCAAAAGTATTGTCATAAATGTAAATTAACATAATTAAAATTCTCCGTTTATTGCAGTAATTTTTTCGCCTAAGCTAATAGCATTAACTTTAGGTAATAAAAAATTTGATGATACATTTTTATTGTGGTTAATTGCATTAGAAGAAAAATCATAACCATTAGGAAGGATGATTCCAGAAGGTGTATATGTCTCATCTAACGAGAAGCTGTCAAAAAATGATATCTGATCAGGATTTATATTTGCAGTTTTTGAAATAGACCCTTCTAAAAGTTTATTTTTTATTCTAATATGATCAAATAAAACATTACCATGATATTTACCGTTGCAGGTAATAAAATATTTTGCTCTTTTAAGGGTTATTCTCAGTTTTCTCAAGTCTTCAAAGGTCAAGTTATGAACTCTCCTAATTTTTAAGATTTTTTTAGCAGAAGTCACACCTATACCAGGGATGCGTAATAATTTCTCATAAGGAGCTTTATTAATTTCTACAGGAAATTCATTTAAGTTTGATAAAGCCCAGTAAGTTTTAGGATCAAAATTTAAATCAAAATTGTCATCATCATTTTTTAAAAGTTCTTTTGCCTTAAAGCCATAATATCTAAGAAGCCAATCAGCCTGGTAAAGTCTATGCTCTCTAAGCATAGGTGGATGAGTTATATCTGGAAGCAGTTTGTTATCCTTAATTACAGGAACATAAGCGGAGTAATAAACTCTTTTTAAACTGTACTTGCTATAAAGAGCTTCTGAAAGCTTGAGTATTTTTCCATCATTTTCAGGAGTAGCTCCAACAATTAGCTGAGTACTTTGTCCCCCAGGAACAAAAAGGGGAGTACTCTTTATGTTTTTTTTCATTTCAGTATAATTATTTATGGAATTTTTAATTACGCCCATTGGTTTTAAAATTTTATCTTTACTTTTTTGAGGAGCTAAGAGTTTAAGGCTGTCACTTGAGGGAAGTTCTATATTAACGCTCATTCTATCAACATAGATTCCGGCTTTTTCAATTAAAGCTTCATCAGCACCAGGTATCGCTTTAAGGTGAATATATCCATTAAATTTTTTATCAATACGAAGTTTTTTCACAGTTTTAAGTAATAGTTCCATAGTATAGTTAGGATTATTGATTACAGCAGAGCTTAAAAAAAGTCCTTCTATATAATTACGTTTGTAAAAATTGATAGTAAGCTCACAAACTTCATCAGGAGTAAAACTAACTCTTAAAAAGTCTCTTGAGGCACCATTTATGCAGTATTTGCAGTCGAAAACACAATCATTAGAAAATAATATTTTAAGCAGGGAAATGCAGCGGCCATCAGGGGTGAAGCTATGGCAAATACCACTTTCAGAAGCATTACCTATTCCATTATTAGTATTCTTTCTTTTTGAGCCGGATGAAGAACATGATACATCATATTTAGCTGCATTAGATAAAACTTTTAATTTTTCCATTAGGTCCATTATCTTAACACTCCTTTATAAGTGAGGATTTATAGAACATACATTTGTATAATATTATATACGAATGTATGTTCTAATTCAATAAGTAATTTTAACCTAGATTTTACTTATAATACGCATATTTCTTCATTATTTAGATTTAGTTTTTATAAAATTATTCGATAACATAATTATTGAATATATAGATATATAACTTAGAAATTTGATTTGTATATAAAATAATTATCTATTCTTATTAAATTTTTGTGATTTCGGTAAGCTACCACATAAGTTAAGTTCAAAGCTTGATATCTATAACAAATATTGGAGGGATATATATGATTAATGTTTTCAAGAGAAAAAGTACAGAAAATGAATTTGTTGAAGAAAAACATTTAGATGAAGAAAAAATTCAAACTCAAACAAAAAATACTGATACAATAGAATTTTTAAAGAAAATTAGTGTTCAGATTGAAGATATAATAAATCAACATAATAAAGTTAACAGTGAACATGATGTGCTTGCAGAGTTAGCTGGACAAATTGAAAAGCAAATGAAAATAGTATTAAATTTAACTGAGCAGACTAATAGTTCAACAGATGAGCTGCATAACCAAGGAGAAAATTTGTTAAATGCTACAAAAAATACTGTGGGAAAATCAATTGAAGGTAAAGAGTCAATTGAAGGCATGGTTAAGGTAATTGAAAACCTAGACGTAGAAACGAAAGATACCTATAAAAATATTACTTCTTTAGGTGAAAAACTTAAGGAAATTGGAGAAATAGCTCAATTGATTAGTGGAATAGCATCGCAAACAAATCTTCTTGCGCTTAATGCAGCAATAGAAGCTGCCAGAGCGGGAGAGCAGGGAAAAGGTTTTTCAGTAGTTGCCGATGAAGTTAGAAAATTAGCAGAAATGACTGGTGAAAGCAGTAGTAATATAACTAAGTTAATCAGTGGAATAGATACACAAACAAGAGAGGTATTGAAGAGTGTTGAAAAAAGTACATTAGTAGTGACAGAAGGTGTAACCTCGTCAAAAGGTGCACTTGAAAAGATAGAGGAAGCCTTAAATTCATTTAATAGTGTTGAAGGTGAAGCAGGAAAATTAATTAACACAATTAACTCACAAAAAAATAATGTTGATAAAACATTTAATACAATAAACGAAGTTAATAATATTCTTACAGTAACTAATAATCAAATTACACAACATATTGAAGAAGCAGGAAAAGTAGATAAGAAATTAGAAAAAAGCGTATCGCATATATCTGATTATGTGAGAGGATAATTAATAAACCAAAATCATCTTAATAAAATATCAGTTATATATATTGCAATGTACAGTTTACAATTGTACATTGTAAATTTTTAATAGCAACATATATAGTTACTATAGAATCTAAATTAAATACTTAAACATAAAAACAAGCTTTAATTCTATAAGCTTGTTTTTTTATTCTAATATTAAATAAGTAAGATATAAAAGATTAAATTTTATGATTATATAGAATTTACAGTATCGCGTTCAATTAAAGAATTTATGAGTATTATACGCTTACTTAAAGAATTGTTAGAATCTATTTTTTCTAATAATAAAATGGCTGCATTTGTTCCAAGGAGAAACATATTTTGATCGATGGTAGTCAGTTTGGGTTCTACAAATTTGCTTAAATCTATATTATCAAATCCTATTATAGATAATTTAGCAGGTACTTCTAAATTTAATTTCTTGCAGGCATTAAGAACTCCAACAGCCATAAGGTCATTACATGCAAAAACAGCAGTAGCGGAAGAAGTTTTTAATACATCTATAAAAATATTAAGAGTATTATCAACAGTTTCGCTGCTGTTTCCATTACCTATGTTGATAATATTTTCGGGTTTAAAATTATTTAGTGCTGTCATTGTTTCTTTATATACTTTTTCTTTTATATCGTAAGAGTAACTATCTTTTCCCCTGACAAATAAGATATCTTTATGATTGTTTTCCAAGAGGTGATTTAATGCCATACTTGCTCCCATTGCTTCATCATTGGCAACAGATGAAATATTTGCAGACACTGAATGTCCATTGACAAAGACTATGGGAGTTTGCTTTGATATATTATTATAAAATTTAGATTTAATATTTTCGGTATTTGGATCTATAACAATTATTCCGGATACATTTCTAGATAGTAAATTGTTAATACATGTTTGTTCTTCTTTTTTATCATTTTCGCTGCAAACTAAAACTAGAGATTGGGAATTAAGTTTTAGGATGTTTTGTATACCATTAATAACTTCAGGGAAAAACATATTATTAATACTTGGAACTACAACACCTATAGTAGATGATTTCTGCCTAGTAAGCTCGCGTGCCTGCATGTTAGGAATATATTTTAGTTCTTCTATTACTTCTAAGACTCTTTTTTTAGTTTCTTCTTTTACAGGATAATTCCCATTCATTACTCTAGAAACAGTTGCAACGGATACATTTGCTTTTTTAGCCACATCTGCTATAGTTAATTTCATAATTATTCCACCTCATAATGTATTTTGCTATATTCATAAAATATTAAGTTATATATAGCATATCTGATGTATTACTTTATATGACTTACAAATTTATCAAAAGCAGCAAATCCTTGTTCATTTCTTTTAAATACTCCGGCATGGCATAATACTTCTAAAAATTTAAAACCAACTTCTGATTTTAATATGTCGTAAGCATTGTCAGAAGATATATTAGGATATTTTTTTAGAAGATATTTATACCAATCTGAATGTTTGGATATGGATTCATCAGTCGAAATATCTGCTACCTTATTAATTAATTTATCTTTTAATATATTCAGTTCTATTTTTAATCTTGCAGGAAGAACTGCAAGCCCCATGACTTCTATAAGTCCTATATTTTCTTTTTTTATGTGATGAACTTCGTTATGTGGATGAAAGATACCAAGTGGATGTTCATCACTTGTTCTATTATTTCTAAGCACTAAATCAAGTTCGTATTTACCATTTCTTTTTCTTGAAATAGGAGTTATGGTATTATGAGGTTCATTTTCAGTATGACTTAATATATTTACAGATTCATCAGAATAATTTCTCCAGGAAATTAATATACGGTCTGCTAAATCTAATAATAGATTTTTATTTTTACTAGAAAGTCTAATAACAGACATAGGCCATTTTACTCTGCCTATTTCTACATCATCATATCCTGAAATAGAATAACTTTTTTCTACAGAAGCCTTTTCCATGGCAAAAGTATAGTGTCCGCCTTGATAATGATCATGAGAAAGTATAGAACCGCCAACTATAGGAAGGTCTGCATTAGAACCGGCAAAATAGTGGGGAAGTATGTCTGTAAATATTAATAGGTTTCTAAAAGTATCCCTATTTATCTTCATAGGTATATGGTTATCGTTTAAGATTATGCAATGCTCATTATAATAAGTATAAGGAGAGTATTGCAAGAAATACTTTTGATTCTCTCCAAAGTCTAAAGGGATAATTCTATGAGTTTGCCTGGCAGGATGATTTAAAGTGCCATAAAAGCCCTCATTTTCTTTACATAATAGACATTTTGGATAAGAACTTGATTTAATTAATTTAGCTTTGGCTATATCTCTTGGATCTTTTTCTGGTTTAGACAGATTTATAGTTATATCTAGATCACCATACTCAGTAGGTGCTTTCCAGATAATATTTTTATCAATTCTATCTTTTCTTATGTAATTTGAAGCTATGCTTAAATTATAATAATATTCAGTAGCCCTTTCAGGGGATGAATTATATAATTCATTAAATTTATTTATGACTTCTGAAGGTCTTGGCATTACGCAGTTCATGATTTTTGTGTCAAATAAATCTCTTTCAGTAGTAGTATTTTCTAGTAAATCCTTTTCACAAGCATAATCTAAAATATTTTCTAAAATAGGTGCTGGAGTTTCTAAATTTTCTTCAATATTAATGAATTCAAATTCATTTAAATTTAATGTGCCAAGCAACATATTTGTAGAATAAATCATATCCTCAGCAGTTATAAGTTTTTTATTTAATGCAAAGTTTATAAGTCTGTTTATTTCAAGGTTTATATTTACCATGCTAAAACCTCCCTGATTTTTAGTGATGAATTATAAATAATAAGTTATAAGTTAAAGATGAAATCCCCAACTTGGGGATTTCTTAAAATGTTTTTTGAAAAGCCTGAGGATTTTCTTCCTTAAACTCCTAACTTATAATTCATAACTAGTATTTATTATCTGTCTTCAAAGCCATTTGGATGAGTTTTGTGCCATCCCCAGGCGGTACTTATTACATCTTTAACATCTGTATATTTAGGGTTCCAGCCTAATATTTTCTTTGCTTTTTCATTTGAAGCAATTAATCTTGCTGGATCTCCAGCTCTTCTGTCACCTATAATGACTTTAATTTCTTCATTAGTAGCTTCTTTCGCTGAATCTATCATTTCTTTTACGCTAAAGCCAACTCCATTACCTAAGTTAAAAATATTACTTTCATTACCCTTTAGTAAATAATCAACAGCTTTTATGTGTGCATCTGCTAAATCAAGTACATGAATGTAATCTCTAATGCATGTTCCGTCTGGAGTATCGTAATCTTCTCCAAAAACAGTGATGGCCTCTCTCTTTTTTAGAGGAACTTGAAGAATTAATGGTATTAGGTGGCTTTCAGGAGAGTGATCCTCACCAATGCTTCCATCTTCTATCGCACCAGCTGCGTTAAAATATCTTAAAGAGACAAAAGTTATTCCATGAGCCTTATTAACCCATTTCATCATCTTTTCCATAGTAAGTTTTGTTTCACCATAAGTGTTAGTAGGATGTGTTTCATCGTCTTCAAGTATAGGAATTTTCTTAGGTTCTCCATATACAGCTGCAGTTGAAGAGAATAC harbors:
- a CDS encoding substrate-binding domain-containing protein — its product is MKKRKKIIIIIAFLLLISFFPLLLNDTLWHEKDKKIYNISIITRGKNSESLLIMKQGIDQAASEMNVNTSFVTLSEDNSIDEQNQLIEREIKNNADAIIISPVDFEKMANPIENAMKKVPVILFESTVDSKHVEPSISCDNYNLGVNLGKEVIKNGKMCSNIAIIKNNLNCSSIKERYDGFMSVMENAENNYIFWELKDEKQQNYYNQGKSLLENNNVDVVVTFDTGILEGISEAKKDLINTNKEKASIEIYGAGSTSKIISLLEDKTIKAIAIQNEFNVGYLSIKSAVNRIKGENMDNSNISSTVVNRENMYSEENQRLLFPFIR
- a CDS encoding sensor histidine kinase, with the protein product MLNLFEMKRIIKWFKNASIQYIISVSFTVIAVVGMIIVGGGLYLRYINSTEEMISENNKSILEQVNLNLDNYLRNMMKVSDTTYYNVIKKKDIATDSLDKEMDLLYETNKDSLISISVFSEDGQVVAASPVGQLKSSVDPRESDWFSKAMSRKENLHFSTPHVQNLFVDLDNKYHWVVSLSRAVELTSNKKTTFGVLLVDMNFSGIEQICKNVNMGKTGYVYLIDREGEIIYHPRQQLIYSNLIQENNPNEAAYDDGDHIETFQGEKRLVTVKTVGYTGWKIIGVTPMADITSDYYQMKVFAAFIMFFAIFILVFLNMFVSSRIANPVKSLERSVKRLENGEKDVEVLISGSYEVQHLGKAIKSMVNQMHLLMDNIMAEQESKRKSELNALQAQINPHFLYNTLDSIIWMIENENYDGAIIMVTALARLFRISLSKGKNIITVKDEIEHARNYLTIQNIRYKNKFTYSIDVDKDVLNLASIKLIVQPLIENAIYHGMEFMGGDGEILVRAHAEKNDLFIDVVDNGLGMPQEVADALLTSESKIEKKSSGIGLKNVNERIQLYFGKRYGLEIYSEPDEGTTIRIHMPCMDYYELKKKGEED
- a CDS encoding galactose ABC transporter substrate-binding protein — translated: MRLIKKLSGFLAIISVFNVLSACDANVKAGSYNNIKEIKIGVTLYRQDDAFISLIAQNIQEAAKEKEKENEGKYKMSIDVLDAKGSSINQNNQVDKFVAQNYDVICVNLVDRTAASTIIDKAKAANIPIVFFNREPVEEDMERWNKLYYVGAKAEQSGEMQADIIINAYKENSRNVDKNGDGKIQYVMLEGEPGHQDALIRTEYCIKTITQSGIELEKLADDTANWQNAQATTKMTQWIKNFGDKIEVVFSNNDDMALGAIYALDNANVKNRPLVVGVDGIPKALEAVKNGTMIGTIYNDSKKQAEGIFNIAYTLATHGNINSVDGLEKGQYIRTSHTEVTSQNVDSFLEGK
- a CDS encoding galactose ABC transporter substrate-binding protein, whose translation is MKLLRKILIVTVVVTSIIEVFFYSPAAYAQAETNRPVRASVLLREPADPYNALLKENLENIQNQDKGKIEFNFYDSKNNQAEQDKLLNNVLEEGNTDLILINIIDPKETQSIINKIKVKNIPVVFFNIEEPNMDALRSYNKAYFVGTNPEEAGMLQGKILVRLWNQNKAAMDKNHDNIMQYVILMGNKDNLEAIGRTKYSVSTINDAGIQTQELALKVCNWDKNQAIVAMEQVFLQNGDKIEAIISNNDAMAIGAIEVLQKYGYNKGDVNKTIPVVGVDAIPEARELIRKGEMAGTVIQDAYEMTKAVYDIGMNLVHNRPPLEGTEYKFDSTGVSVRIPYREYIENNS
- a CDS encoding carbonic anhydrase; translation: MSKLEEIIEYNRRFVENKDYEQYVTTKIPKKKMAILSCMDTRLTELLPKAMNIKNGDAKIIKDAGATVMHPFGGVMRSILVAVYEFGAEDVFVIGHHGCGMSNLDTRSLVDKMINRGIKQETILTLNNAGINVEKWLRGFESVEESIKESVRMIKNHPLFPKEVRVHGLLISPETGELEVIINGDKQ
- a CDS encoding TIGR03915 family putative DNA repair protein, coding for MLIYIYDNTFEGLLTAVYNGFYSKNPPEFIYSKSESNIPLLLGEIIEVTTDEIKFNKVKNAIINTIDLLALKKIYMTYLSNYKDKSILIFNYLKIAFKLKHEVHSFLNIDVIRLVDDINRRVMFECHNFEGFIRFNYLDEKFLYASIEPDNDILELIGEHFKKRFPKEYFIIHDISREKALIYDTLSYEIIEMAADIYEKLRLHNDEYTELWKTYFKATTIEERKNLRLQRRMMPKRYWKHILETDASDK